In the Populus trichocarpa isolate Nisqually-1 chromosome 8, P.trichocarpa_v4.1, whole genome shotgun sequence genome, CTGGGTTGGTCCAGCTTTCAGGGAAGGAAGACTGctcaaaattatgaaaactagTATCAGGAACAAGTTCCATAATTAAGCATCATCTGGATCCACTCCATCTATTCCCTCCTCTAACTGCATCGCCTGGTACCGGCATTCACTGCTGCAGAATGCTCTTTCCCCTCTGgaaaaagaattaaatcatTCAAAGAAAGCTTAATTTTACTGGTATGAAATCGGAGATGAAACTAGAAATAACACAATTGAAGtgctataaataaatcatagcAGGACAGCCAAATGCCAGAGATATTCGTATTCTTTCGGTTCAAGATTTTTACCTATCAAAGCAGGAAATAGTTTTGAGATTCCAAGAAAAGTATATATGCAGGTTTACTGATggaatatttgttaaatttttacaattatattattatgtttgagCCAAATTTCCATGTTTAAGATGTATTTTAACAAGCTTAGCATAGTTTTCACGTAAATCATGAGGAAAGAAAGCAGAAACATGCGGGGGTTGAACTAACCTGTACATGTAAATGTCTTTTCCCTGCTCAAGATTGTTCTTGCAAGCAGAGCAGAAGCTTAAGAAATTATTAGGCGGGTAACTTGACCCATCACCCAAAAATCTATTATTGTCTTTCTTTAAAGAAGTAGAGAAGCCAACAACACCACAGCAGCTCTCGACAATGCAGTTGTCAAAAATATGAGTAGTTCTAGGAACAGGCCCGTGGGTTATTACACAAGTATAATCCTCAGAGAGCTCCATTTCACTAGCAGAAAGACACCCGGCGAAGACCCGGGGAGAATTAGGAGTTTCCATACCCGAATTAGCTGATCCgaataatgattttttcacTGGGGAAGGGGAATACCCAGAAGAGAAAGAACCCAATTGAGAGTTTCTTGTTTTAATACCAAATTCACCTGGAGATTTGGGAGATTGATCTGTTGTTGAAAGAAATGATGGGGGAAAGGGAGGGATTTGGATCTTTAGTTGTGAGCCAAACAGAACTGTTCTGCTTTCTGGTTTCGACAAATTGGAGTCAGTTTTTTCATCATCAAGAGCATCAACAATGCCAAGGCCAATGCCTTTCGCGTCTAGTTTGTCCCAGTGGCGCCTGGTCTCAGGTTCCGGGGTTTTAGGACTGGGGTTTGGGTCAGGCCAGAAGGGGTTTTTGAGGCCTGAGAAGGGCTTGCTATCAAGAATTGAAGTTGGGCTCATAATTGCCTCTGACGTTTCTGAGAAGTTCTTGAACGTGAAGGCGGTTAGCAATTTCGGAAATGAAGTAGGTTTTCTGAACTTGTCTGTCGGAGATGGGATTGAGCTATGCTGTGACATTAGAGCTTGCTTGCTTGCTGCTGCTCTTATCTCTTTTTGAGCATAAATCGAATACTATAACCCCAGTGAGTacggatataaaaaaaaataatgacttgccaccaaatttaattaaaaaatcaagataaataaataaaaatgacaggAGATTTACCTGGAAGGATTTTTGCTTTTTACCCAGAAGTATGCATGAATTCCAGGGGCTAAGATCAAGACCAGCTTCGAGCTCAGAAATATGCAAGAAACTCTTGAATAAGGGCTAAGATCAAGACCAGCTTCAAGCTCAGAAATATGCAAGAAACTCTTGAATAAGTGGCTTCTTTGAAGATTTATACTAGGGAAAGAGATGCAAAAGACTGGTGCTAGTACAGTCAAAATCACAATATTAAGTAAACCCAGAAACAACAGAGCGGAGAATAGGATCCAAGAACCCCTCTGCTTCCACTATAGCTCTGTCATCACTTCCATTTCCAAACATCAactgaaatacaaaaaaaaaaaaaaagaggaagaaaatgaTTCACTTTTTCCCCGAAGTTCTATCTCTTTAAACCTCGATTCATCAGCAGGAATCCCTGAGTTCATAGAACAGACATGCAAAGAGACCCCCAAAAGTCATGATCAACAGACCAGACGTGCATGCCTCAGACACCACCAGTGACAAAAgaagttttgtgtttttgttttgctctcttttctttcttccctcTCCTGGCtttgctttctctctctttttatcttaatgtttctttttatgcGTCCTTCGACCGTATATTtcaacaggttttttttttatcattaaaaaaaacagagatgcATCAAATTCAAAGCCTTAGAAACAGACAAGACCCCATAGCATAAACCCAAGTAAAAACCACAAATTACAACCCATCCATGAATAGAGTGGTGAATGATAGCCCTAGTACTGTTACTCTCTTTTCCTTCCAGTGGgtcatctttttaaaatactttttgacACTTTAAACCCACCATTTCATTCTTTCCATAATTAGGACCTGAAACATCGCCATGAAATAGCAAAGAGTACagtcaaaacaaagaaagagctCGTGGGTTTGAGGGGTGGATCTTAAAGGAAGTTATGCATGGGAGAATCGGTGGTTTTGATCAGACCACTGCCTTGCCTTACAAATGGCAATCACGTCGGTTTTCGAATTGCCACGAACACGAAGTGCTTTCTCTCTGCCCCTCCACTCAACCAGTGAGCTTTCGGTCACGATAAAGCAATTAAAATgcttttgtttatataattcatatacataaaataaaatgagtttaTCTTTAGCAAAATCATCGTAACTCCAGGTCATGGAAGAAAAATCCCTCGATATTCTCCCTGAAtgtgattgttaaaaaaaatatatacagaaACTAATTGGAGGATAGCCATGACCTCACGGGGCTAAGCTAAGGACTCGATAAGCCATAACCTCATTAGGCTAATGATACCAATCAACGAGCAAaggatttattatatttattaattgcaTCTATTACAAGATAAAAATCTCAGAAGATTAAAGAAGATGGGTTAACTTGTTAAGCTACGAACTTTACGTGATTTTGGCTCGGCAATCTTCTTTTCCCCCCTGTTTCGTACGTGTACTAAATAGTAATTCAAAATGATGCACTGTGCATCGTTGCTTTACAAGATCAAGGACGAATTCGAGGATACATACGGTTGGTAGGCGACGAGAAAATTGTAATTGGTAAAGGAATTTAAGATGGTTGGAAATTGGAAAAGACTCTTGTTCTAGCCAGTAAGAAGCTGATGGCTTCATctttgaattttcctttcttttcttttttaaagatcAGATACAGCTTTGAAAAAGAGTTCTTCTTTCCTCTAAAACATTTTGTTATTGGATATGCAGCCCTTTCCATGAATCATCAAGTGATTAGAACCCTCCCACCCCGCAACAATCATTCATCTCGCGACTAATTTTTCATGGTGATATCTTAGCACGCGTTTTCACACATCACCCCCCGTGGAGACTATGCATGTCCatgtaataaaatcataatatacATAGCGACTAgattttcttccatttatttatcttgtaaTTTGAAGCTGCAGCCTCTAGCAGAAGTCCAGTCGAAGATTTTGAGCAAGTtctagagaagaaaagaaaagagaagaaaactcgGCACGGGCATAGTAGGAGGCGCCGCCCTAAAGCTTGGTGCAGCACCCAGGCCCTTCGTGGGAATTTGGAAGTTAACGATTTTTAACTGGGTCCCACTTAAAGAGAATAGACTTCTGGCCCCGCAAACAAATGAAGGCCTGCACTGGTTCTAGTCTACTACAATACAATTATAAGTTGTGTCGTTGTCCCATGCTAGCATTTGTTTAGGTGCGTGAATTAATggtatttactttttatgactGAAATACCCTTTGAAAATGAATAAATGTTCTTGTAAAGCAGGGACCGATTTGGAAGTCAAGCAGAGAGAGGAAATATGGAGGGCCCGCTTAGAAATGATGGGTCTACAGTGTGATCGTGGCGTACGATCACAATTTCCAGGCTCAGACGGATCCATTtcggtattttattttaaaatatattaaaataatattttttatttttaaaatttaatattaaaacatcaaaacaattcaattataaaaaaatagtttaaaataaaaaaaaatcaaaaatattttttaaatcttcttTTACTGGAGAGAGGGCTGTAGACTGGCCTCTATACTTTGTTTGTCTTCTAGTCTAGGAAAAACTTGTTACAGGTAATTTCGTTGATTTggtcattaaaatatttatattcttttttattcggTTCATGTTTAGTTTTTAACTCGTAAATATAGTCTTGTTTTTCATACACGTCATGCTTACTTGCTTAGTTGCTAACCATTTTATGTAAAGAAATGATTTAATTCAGAAAAGAGATTGctcagtaaataaataattatttgtataataaaaaaaaaaagcaaaaacatttaCATTCTTAATGTTGAGTATTTTAATTACTAAAGATACTTGATTGTCtgaatataaaatcatttaattttaaatatcaaagttCATTGTTGtcctgaaaaaatataaaagaatataaagtCCAGCAATTTATAAATATCCTCTTTCACATTTTTTActacaaatatttatattttttaaaaataaagttcttaaCTTGGTCCTTATTgcgttttaaaattaaattagaaaataaatattttatgatgttttgacAGTGTCATTTTTCAATCATCAActcatttttcaatcaatttcctGAGGCCGGAGAGAGATTATCAACTCATTAACTACACACAACAACGAGCTGGTTCTCTTAGCAATCCAATTAGATGCAGAGTCGCTCTCCTCTCTgggattttgtttaatttagcaAACGGAGATATAACTCCATTCAAGGAGGAAGtctcctaaaatatttttgaaaaaacaaaataacctttttattttttattttaaattaatttttttgtaattttaaatcattttaacaggctgaaaacaagcaaaatattACCAGCAAGATTACAAGCAGAAGAAGATTCATGTAGCGTAATCGAGTCACCGATCCAGCTTTCAGAAAGCGAAGGGCTTGGAAAAAGTAATGCGGGATCTTGAAAGGGGAATTTGTTCAAATTACTGGATTAGTCTTCAGACCATTTTTCTAATCACCAATAGAATTGCGACAGAAAAAACAGGCAGCCCTggagaaaaacaatttgattcCGATGTCTTTTTATCTAGTTCattgaacaatatttttcacGTGCCTGTTTAAACGTTAAGCAAGAGGCTTGGACACCGCTTGACAACTCttgctttgctttgttttaagaATTCGAAAAAGTGTTCGGACCTCAAgccaaaaagaacaaaagagagaagaaaaaacaaaggtcATCGGCGAATGGCAAAGGTGTCGGCTGTCGAAGCATCAGGAACGGAATGCAACTGTTTAGGTATATTGGAAACTCAGACAAATATTCGGAACCACGCTCGGTGGGACTCGAACCCACAATCGTCTGATTAGAAGTCAGACGCCTTATCCATTAGGCCACGAGCGCCTCATCGACCACCCTGTACTCAGCCTTTAACCTTCTTAACTACAGGGCTAGAGACCATTTTTCTGGCCTTTCTCCTGTTAGAAGTCAGACGTctgaaaattcttttttatcagATCACATCCCgctaacaattatattttatggtggaaaaatattagaaacatttatatttttttattttgtaaattacaATCCTATAAAAGTGCCATTATAtacaatttctaattaattaattatatctaaCTAATCCAGTTATGAGACAGGACATTtctaatttaatgaaaataaaattttttagagAGATCATCGTTATAAGTATTggttaattcagattttagtAGTCttttaattcagattttatgattaaaccttgcatattgattttttatataaaatgatgTGTCAATAAAGGATAAAACCCATGAATTTTAAATGATTagatttttgaataatattatgCACACATAATTACCGTATCAATTGCGATCTTTATTATGATTTCAATACTTTAACATAAATCAAGCAACTATTTTGAGTACTGTAATTCTTTGCTCTAAATAAaagttgattaattttattttttatttaaaattatatttttatatttttatattgattttttatatcgatttgatatgataatgttaaaaatatatatttttttaaatatttttttaaatattttttaatatatttataaaaaaataatactataaaaataaccGTTGTCATACTCCAAAAATTCCCTTTAAAGAAAATACATTAATCAATTCACAAGATTAAAATCAGCTTCAAATTATTAGTTATGcaaaaattgaaatcaataaaACCTAATCCCCTTTCTCTCCACAACATCTCTTTCTCTATCCACCGGATATTTGCCTACAAACCCCTCAGTAGCACCAAGGCCCCtcaattaactaaatatatatatacaaattgcAAAAGATTCTCCACTTTCTCTCCTCGCTATCTTCACAAGAATTCATTTCCTCTTTCACTTATCTTATTAAATGGTGAAGATGATAGAGCCCACATATTCCTATATTAGTAGTGGTGGGGTCTACTTCTCATTGTTGCAGACTGGTCGTGGTTTCAATGGTGGTATGGTTAATTCATTATTGATGAAGGTGTTAGGGTGAGTTACGTATCGCTTGGATAAAGGAGGGATCGGTGAATAATGCTTTTGTAATTTGGAGAGGAATATTCAAGGAATTTgttgcaaaaaataaatcagcacTCGCAAGCTCTTGTGCCTATAAATCTTAGATGATCATTGCAATAAAACACACTTTACCAAGCATTCCCATCAAAGAGCAAGGGAAGAATTATATCACCTTATTAACACAAAACGATTTAGAGCTTTTTTATTAAGCTAGTCAACGAAATTTGGTACTAAAATTTGTTTGTATTGCAATCTGCAAGATAGATATGACCTCCCATCTGTCAAGGATGTGCTGCATTGTAGGATACGTGCCCAGATCACAGATCGTAAGCATCAATCAGATTTATACCCTTGTGAAGTCTTTGTTGAATTTGTCGAACATGTTTCTTACCAATTTAATTATAGTTAATAGATTAGATGGGGATATTACGGACCCACGAGATATCGTATCTAGCTAGTTGTTGAAGGTTCTATCTTCTTTCAACATGTTCTGTAATTGAATCCTTATTTTATAAAGCCTGTcttctcaaaaaaattatggtacTGACTACTGATGTAGCTAATACCCCATTATTAAATTCTTAGAGAACTCTTAAGCGCATTTCACGGTGATTGGCACAGAGTACTGTAGCGATGCCATCACCAATCCTTGCTGAGGAAATGGAGAACGATAGTTCATCGGAAGTAATTACTCTACGTCCTTATAAGGAATCCGATGCTGATGATTTCTTGGGCTATGCAGGTGATGATCAAGTGACTCGATTCACCCGGTGGAACACTTTCAGCTGCAAGGAAGAAGCCCTCGTTTACATCAAGGACTTCTGCATTCCTCATCCATACTGCAGGTCTATATGTGTAAATGATCGTTCAATTGGATTTGTGTTTATCAGACAAGAATCTGGGGATGACAAATGCAGGGCAGAACTCGGATATGCTATAGCCGCTAAGTATTGGGGACAAGGTGTAACAACTAGAGCGTTGAAGATGGCAATCTCTGATGGGCTCAGGTCATTTCCTGATTTGGTTAGGCTTCAAGCTAGGGTTGATGTGGAGAACAAAGCCTCTCAAAGGGTTTTGGAAAAACTGGGTTTCCTCAAGGAAGGGGTGCTGCGAAAGTATATGTATAACAAAGGTAAGGTTATAGATTTGGTTGTCTATAGTCTGTTATCTACTGATCCCATGCCTTGAAATATTGTACTTTCAGCTTGCTTTTACATCCATTGTTGGACTTCTATCATGCTTGCTTTCGGTCAACATGCTTGCTTTGCAATTTCTTCAGACCTCAAATTTCTTTGTTAATCTTTTGTTGTTCCCAATATGAAGCCAAGTGACCAAACGGGATGAGCAAAGGGAGATAACCAATCCCAACAgtgtcatttaatttttagagacGGCACCTAACGCCACTGCGAGGGCCATGgatttgttatttaattaatcgAAGCACATAATACCTTCCCGGCCGTTCTCACTGTTTGTATCAATCCCAATTTGTTCTGTTTATAAAGCTAATTTGACCTCATCCTAGTTGCTTCGAGGAATGATCATAAGCCCGTTTCTGAGCTCAACTGCTCTGGATAAATAAACTATTATTCCAGAGGTTAGTCAAGAAAATGATTGCCTCTATGTTTAAGAATTTTCTTTAGCAAAGAGAATGACTTCCAACTGCTCTTAATAAATAAACCATATCCCGCCACAATTAGGCAGGTTCTTCGCAGCATCTgattacatttatttattaagagatGGCTCCTCTATATTTGTACGCTAGTTGATCCGATACTTTACGTGCACGCAACCATTCAAA is a window encoding:
- the LOC18101560 gene encoding FCS-Like Zinc finger 8; protein product: MSQHSSIPSPTDKFRKPTSFPKLLTAFTFKNFSETSEAIMSPTSILDSKPFSGLKNPFWPDPNPSPKTPEPETRRHWDKLDAKGIGLGIVDALDDEKTDSNLSKPESRTVLFGSQLKIQIPPFPPSFLSTTDQSPKSPGEFGIKTRNSQLGSFSSGYSPSPVKKSLFGSANSGMETPNSPRVFAGCLSASEMELSEDYTCVITHGPVPRTTHIFDNCIVESCCGVVGFSTSLKKDNNRFLGDGSSYPPNNFLSFCSACKNNLEQGKDIYMYRGERAFCSSECRYQAMQLEEGIDGVDPDDA
- the LOC18101561 gene encoding uncharacterized protein LOC18101561 isoform X1 codes for the protein MPSPILAEEMENDSSSEVITLRPYKESDADDFLGYAGDDQVTRFTRWNTFSCKEEALVYIKDFCIPHPYCRSICVNDRSIGFVFIRQESGDDKCRAELGYAIAAKYWGQGVTTRALKMAISDGLRSFPDLVRLQARVDVENKASQRVLEKLGFLKEGVLRKYMYNKGKVIDLVVYSLLSTDPMP
- the LOC18101561 gene encoding uncharacterized protein LOC18101561 isoform X2, which codes for MPSPILAEEMENDSSSEVITLRPYKESDADDFLGYAGDDQVTRFTRWNTFSCKEEALVYIKDFCIPHPYCRSICVNDRSIGFVFIRQESGDDKCRAELGYAIAAKYWGQGVTTRALKMAISDGLRSFPDLVRLQARVDVENKASQRVLEKLGFLKEGVLRKYMYNKAK